From Pandoraea vervacti, the proteins below share one genomic window:
- the hutH gene encoding histidine ammonia-lyase, which translates to MAQLFVTPGTLTLAQLRDVYQHPTLVTLDEKAYAAIDKSVACVEGIVAEGRTAYGINTGFGLLASTRIAHADLENLQRSLVLSHAAGVGAPLDDALVRLIMVLKINSLARGFSGIRRKVIDALVALVNAEVYPRIPLKGSVGASGDLAPLAHMSLLLLGEGQARHRGQWMNAREALAVAGLAPLTLAAKEGLALLNGTQVSTAYALRGLFEAEDMYAAASVCGAMTVEAMLGSRAPFDARIHAARGQRGQIDAAAVFRHLLGETSEVGQSHANCEKVQDPYSLRCQPQVMGACLTQIRQAADVLAVEANAVSDNPLVFWEQGDVISGGNFHAEPVAMAADNLALALAEIGALSERRISLMMDKHMSQLPAFLVANGGVNSGFMIAQVTAAALASDNKALAHPASVDSLPTSANQEDHVSMAPNAGKRLWEMADNVKGIIAIEWLSAAQGLDFREGVKTTPALERARALLRQSVPFYDKDRYFAPDIEGASELIAQRTLSALVPAGTLPSL; encoded by the coding sequence CTGTGTCGAAGGCATCGTGGCCGAGGGCCGCACCGCCTATGGCATCAACACCGGCTTCGGCCTGCTCGCCTCGACGCGCATCGCCCACGCAGACCTCGAAAACCTGCAACGCTCGCTCGTGCTCTCGCACGCCGCCGGTGTCGGCGCGCCGCTGGACGACGCACTGGTGCGACTGATCATGGTGCTCAAGATCAACAGTCTGGCGCGCGGCTTCTCGGGCATTCGTCGCAAGGTAATCGACGCGCTCGTCGCGCTCGTGAACGCCGAGGTCTACCCGCGCATCCCGCTCAAGGGCTCGGTCGGCGCCTCGGGCGACCTGGCGCCGCTTGCCCATATGTCGCTGCTGTTGCTCGGTGAGGGTCAGGCGCGCCACCGCGGTCAGTGGATGAACGCGCGCGAAGCGCTGGCCGTCGCCGGCCTGGCGCCGCTCACGCTCGCCGCCAAGGAAGGACTGGCACTGCTCAATGGCACGCAGGTGTCGACCGCGTACGCGTTGCGCGGCCTGTTCGAAGCGGAAGACATGTACGCGGCGGCAAGTGTCTGCGGTGCGATGACCGTCGAAGCCATGCTCGGCTCACGCGCACCGTTCGACGCGCGCATTCACGCCGCACGCGGACAGCGCGGCCAGATCGATGCTGCTGCGGTCTTTCGCCACCTGCTGGGCGAGACAAGCGAAGTGGGCCAGTCGCACGCCAATTGCGAGAAGGTGCAGGACCCCTATTCGCTGCGTTGCCAGCCGCAGGTCATGGGCGCGTGTCTGACGCAGATCCGTCAGGCGGCCGACGTCCTCGCCGTCGAAGCGAACGCCGTGTCGGACAACCCGCTCGTGTTCTGGGAACAGGGCGACGTGATCTCCGGCGGTAACTTCCACGCCGAACCGGTGGCGATGGCCGCCGACAATCTGGCGTTGGCGCTGGCCGAAATCGGTGCGCTGAGCGAGCGCCGCATCTCGTTGATGATGGACAAGCACATGTCGCAGTTGCCCGCCTTTCTCGTGGCCAACGGCGGCGTGAATTCCGGCTTCATGATCGCGCAGGTCACCGCCGCGGCTCTCGCTTCCGACAATAAAGCCTTGGCACATCCGGCCAGCGTTGATAGTCTGCCGACCTCGGCCAACCAGGAGGACCACGTCTCCATGGCCCCGAACGCCGGAAAGCGGCTTTGGGAGATGGCCGATAACGTCAAGGGCATTATCGCGATCGAATGGCTGAGCGCCGCTCAGGGCCTGGACTTCCGGGAAGGCGTGAAAACCACGCCGGCCCTGGAACGCGCCCGCGCACTGCTGCGCCAGTCGGTTCCGTTCTACGATAAGGATCGTTATTTCGCGCCGGATATCGAGGGCGCAAGCGAGCTCATCGCACAGCGGACATTGAGCGCGCTCGTGCCTGCCGGTACGTTGCCGAGCCTTTGA